From a region of the Hippopotamus amphibius kiboko isolate mHipAmp2 chromosome 3, mHipAmp2.hap2, whole genome shotgun sequence genome:
- the LOC130848670 gene encoding olfactory receptor 8K1-like produces MDQMEKHNHTGIHKDTGFILMGITDSPEMQAPLFGIFLVIYLVTVMGNLGMVILTHLDSKLHTPMYFLLRHLSITDLGYSTVIGPKMMVNFVVHKNTISYNWCAAQLAFFEIFIITELFILPAMAYDRCVAICKPLLYLVIMTRKVCWGLVLTPYLYSTFLSLFLTIKLFKLSFCGSNIISYFYCDTVPLISMLCSDTHELELIILIFSGCNLLSSLLFVLVSYMFILVAILRMNSTEGRYKAFSTCSSHLTVVAMFYGTLLFIYLQPKSNHTLAIDKMASVFYTLVVPMLNPLIYSLRNKDVKDALRRTLTNCWKTPN; encoded by the coding sequence ATGGATCAAATGGAGAAACACAATCATACTGGCATACACAAGGACACTGGATTTATTCTCATGGGGATAACCGATAGTCCTGAGATGCAGGCACCTCTCTTTGGAATCTTCCTGGTCATCTACTTGGTCACAGTTATGGGCAATTTGGGCATGGTTATCCTGACCCATTTGGACTCCAAGCTACATACTCCCATGTATTTTCTCCTTAGACATTTGTCAATTACTGATCTGGGTTACTCCACGGTCATTGGCCCAAAAATGATGGTCAACTTTGTGGTGCACAAAAATACAATTTCCTACAATTGGTGTGCTGCCCAGCTAGCATTCTTTGAGATTTTCATCATCACTGAACTGTTTATTCTACCAGCAATGGCCTATGATCGCTGCGTAGCCATCTGCAAACCTCTTCTCTACTTGGTCATCATGACACGCAAAGTGTGTTGGGGGCTGGTACTTACTCCCTATCTCTACAGCACATTTTTGTCACTATTTCTCACAATTAAGTTATTTAAATTGTCCTTCTGTGGCTCTAACATCATCAGTTATTTTTACTGTGACACTGTCCCTCTGATATCTATGCTCTGTTCTGACACACATGAATTAGAATTGATCATTTTGATCTTTTCAGGGTGTAATTTACTTTCTTCCCTCTTGTTCGTTCTTGTATCTTACATGTTCATTCTTGTGGCCATTCTCAGAATGAACTCAACCGAGGGAAGATacaaagccttctccacctgtagTTCCCACCTGACAGTGGTGGCCATGTTCTATGGGACATTACTGTTTATTTACCTGCAACCCAAATCCAACCATACACTTGCTATTGACAAAATGGCCTCAGTGTTTTACACCCTGGTGGTCCCTATGCTCAATCCGTTAATCTATAGCCTAAGGAACAAAGATGTAAAAGATGCTCTGAGAAGAACTTTAACTAATTGTTGGAAAACTCCGAATTAA
- the LOC130848671 gene encoding olfactory receptor 8J3-like: MAPGNFTQVTEFILTGVSDRPDLQIPLFCVFLVIYGLTVVGNLSIITLTSVDSRLHTPMYFFLRHLAIINLGNSTVIAPKMLVNLLVKKHAASYYECAAQLGVFLVFIVAKFLMLAVMADDCYVTICNPLLYMVVVSWRICLLLVFLTYLYGFSTAIVASYAVFSMAYCSSNVINHFYCDIIPLLALSCSDTSFPEAVAFISAGTNLVVSILIVLVSYFNIVLSILRMRSSEGRKTAFSTCASHMMAVSVFYGTLLFMYLQPRTNHSMGTDKMISVFYTLVIPMLNPMIYRLRNKDVKAALKSFLKNSCCSFS; the protein is encoded by the coding sequence ATGGCTCCTGGAAATTTCACCCAAGTCACTGAGTTTATTCTCACAGGAGTCTCAGACCGTCCAGACCTCCAGATCCCTCTCTTCTGTGTGTTCCTGGTCATCTATGGGCTGACCGTGGTGGGGAACCTGAGCATCATCACTCTCACCAGTGTGGACTCCCGACTTCACAcccccatgtattttttcctccGGCATTTGGCCATCATCAATCTTGGCAATTCTACTGTCATTGCCCCTAAAATGTTGGTCAACTTGTTAGTAAAGAAGCATGCCGCCTCCTATTATGAATGTGCTGCCCAACTGGGAGTGTTCTTGGTTTTCATTGTAGCTAAATTTTTGATGTTAGCTGTAATGGCCGATGACTGCTATGTGACCATTTGTAACCCCCTGCTCTACATGGTGGTGGTGTCTTGGCGGATTTGCCTCCTGTTGGTTTTCCTCACATACCTCTATGGCTTTTCCACAGCTATTGTGGCCTCATATGCTGTATTCTCTATGGCTTATTGCTCATCCAATGTAATTAATCATTTTTACTGTGATATTATCCCTCTGTTAGCATTATCCTGCTCTGATACTTCCTTTCCAGAAGCAGTAGCATTTATATCTGCAGGGACAAATTTGGTGGTTTCCATACTTATAGTCCTTGTATCTTATTTCAACATTGTGTTGTCCATTCTAAGGATGCGTtcatcagaaggaaggaaaacagccTTTTCCACATGTGCCTCACATATGATGGCAGTTTCAGTGTTCTATGGAACTCTACTTTTTATGTATTTGCAGCCACGAACTAATCATTCTATGGGTACTGATAAAATGATTTCAGTGTTTTATACACTGGTGATTCCCATGCTGAATCCCATGATCTACCGCCTGAGAAACAAGGATGTGAAAGCTGCCTTAAAGAGCTTTCTGAAAAATTCATGCTGTTCTTTTAGTTAA